The following proteins come from a genomic window of Paenibacillus swuensis:
- the purK gene encoding 5-(carboxyamino)imidazole ribonucleotide synthase has product MLALTGSAMGYRFIAMDPTPDAPCGQVSEQIVASYGDAQAARELARRSDVITYEFENVDADVAAMLTGESYVPQGSKLLHTTQHRLREKRAIEAAGVKVAPYAEVRSADELREAVARFGTPCVLKTATGGYDGKGQWVIRSADEIEDAFNTLSQAKTELVLEKFIDFSMELSVIAARSPRGEVKAFPAAENVHVDNILHLSIVPARVSPEVAARAEELAVRIASSMEAVGLLAVEMFVTQDGELYVNELAPRPHNSGHYTMEACVTSQFEQHIRAVCNLPLGSTDLLTPVVMVNVLGEHVEPIIRHFGADPVQTTNTINTTDQDQAAHPKLHLYGKAEAIAKRKMGHVNVLAKSTDAALQWIEKTNIWRT; this is encoded by the coding sequence ATGCTGGCCCTGACCGGAAGCGCGATGGGCTACCGCTTCATCGCGATGGATCCGACGCCGGACGCCCCCTGCGGGCAGGTGTCCGAGCAGATCGTCGCCTCGTACGGCGATGCACAGGCCGCGCGCGAATTGGCGCGCAGGTCGGACGTCATCACGTACGAGTTTGAGAACGTGGACGCGGACGTGGCCGCGATGCTGACTGGGGAAAGTTACGTTCCCCAAGGCAGCAAGCTGCTGCACACGACGCAACACCGGCTCCGCGAGAAGCGGGCCATCGAGGCGGCGGGCGTGAAGGTTGCGCCGTACGCCGAAGTCCGCAGCGCGGATGAGCTACGGGAGGCGGTAGCGCGGTTCGGCACGCCATGCGTGCTGAAGACCGCGACAGGCGGTTACGACGGCAAAGGCCAGTGGGTGATCCGAAGCGCGGACGAGATCGAAGACGCGTTTAACACCCTCAGCCAGGCGAAGACGGAGCTGGTGCTGGAGAAGTTCATCGACTTCAGCATGGAGTTGTCCGTTATCGCGGCACGCAGCCCTCGCGGCGAGGTGAAAGCTTTCCCTGCCGCGGAGAACGTCCACGTGGATAACATTCTGCATCTGTCCATCGTGCCTGCGCGAGTATCGCCTGAAGTGGCTGCGCGCGCGGAGGAACTGGCCGTCCGCATCGCATCCTCAATGGAGGCGGTCGGGCTGCTCGCGGTGGAAATGTTCGTTACGCAGGACGGCGAGTTGTACGTGAACGAGCTAGCGCCGCGCCCGCATAATTCGGGGCATTATACGATGGAAGCCTGTGTGACTTCCCAGTTTGAACAGCATATCCGCGCGGTTTGCAATTTACCGCTGGGGTCTACGGATTTGCTGACCCCGGTCGTGATGGTGAACGTGCTCGGGGAACATGTTGAGCCGATCATCCGGCATTTTGGAGCGGATCCAGTCCAGACAACAAACACAATAAATACAACAGATCAAGATCAGGCAGCACATCCGAAGCTTCACCTTTACGGCAAAGCCGAGGCCATCGCCAAGCGCAAGATGGGCCACGTCAACGTACTCGCGAAATCTACGGATGCCGCCTTGCAATGGATAGAGAAAACAAACATTTGGAGGACTTAA
- the purE gene encoding 5-(carboxyamino)imidazole ribonucleotide mutase has translation MTARVGVIMGSQSDWETMKGACGVLDELGVPYEKKVVSAHRTPDLMFQYAETAIERGLQVIIAGAGGAAHLPGMVAAKTELPVIGVPVKSSSLNGLDSLLSIVQMPGGIPVATVAIGPAGAINAGLLAAQILGASDKDLQRKVRERRERTRDAVLETSDKLGAVEL, from the coding sequence ATGACAGCACGAGTCGGAGTTATTATGGGAAGCCAATCGGATTGGGAGACTATGAAAGGCGCTTGCGGCGTACTGGACGAATTAGGCGTCCCTTACGAGAAGAAGGTCGTGTCGGCGCACCGTACGCCGGATTTGATGTTCCAGTATGCAGAGACGGCGATTGAGCGCGGCTTGCAAGTTATTATCGCTGGCGCTGGCGGCGCGGCGCACTTGCCGGGCATGGTCGCGGCGAAGACGGAGCTGCCGGTCATCGGCGTGCCCGTGAAGTCGTCCTCTCTGAACGGACTGGACTCGCTGCTCTCGATCGTGCAGATGCCGGGGGGCATCCCGGTCGCCACGGTCGCGATCGGGCCGGCGGGCGCGATCAACGCCGGCTTGCTTGCCGCGCAGATCCTTGGCGCAAGCGACAAGGATTTGCAGCGCAAGGTGCGCGAGCGCCGAGAGCGCACGCGGGACGCGGTGCTGGAGACGAGCGACAAGCTGGGAGCGGTCGAGCTATGA
- a CDS encoding TIGR01777 family oxidoreductase, producing the protein MKIAIAGGTGFVGGHLTEYFATRGDEVIILTRSVPAASRRDVRYLTWEDKSALTTELQGLDALINLAGSSINQRWTPKGKERILQSRLTITSKLAELTATLKPKPAAVINASAIAIYGTSETDTYNEESPARITDFLADVVRQWERAADQIPAERLVKLRLGLVLGKDGGALGKMVLPYRLGAGGRIGSGEQWHSWIHIDDLVRLVDFCIRDTSMRGPVNAVGPEPVTNDTFGRTIGQVLHRPHWLPVPSFAMKAALGELSLLLLEGQRVLPAAALAHGFSFQHPTLKSALVDLLH; encoded by the coding sequence ATGAAAATCGCTATTGCCGGAGGAACCGGATTTGTCGGAGGACATTTAACGGAGTACTTTGCAACACGCGGTGATGAAGTGATTATCCTTACCCGGAGTGTGCCCGCGGCATCGCGCCGTGATGTCCGGTATCTGACCTGGGAGGACAAATCCGCGCTGACAACGGAGCTTCAAGGGTTGGATGCATTAATCAATCTCGCCGGTTCTTCCATTAATCAACGATGGACGCCCAAAGGCAAGGAGCGCATTCTGCAGTCCCGTCTTACTATAACCTCTAAACTGGCTGAACTCACAGCCACCCTGAAACCTAAACCGGCAGCCGTCATTAACGCTTCGGCCATCGCCATTTACGGTACCTCCGAAACTGACACATATAATGAAGAAAGCCCTGCGCGGATTACGGATTTCTTGGCGGATGTGGTGCGGCAATGGGAACGGGCGGCGGACCAGATTCCAGCGGAGAGATTGGTTAAATTACGATTGGGATTGGTGTTGGGGAAGGATGGCGGTGCATTGGGCAAAATGGTGCTGCCCTACCGCCTAGGCGCCGGCGGCCGGATCGGTTCGGGCGAGCAGTGGCATTCCTGGATTCATATCGACGATCTCGTTCGACTCGTCGATTTCTGTATCCGCGATACGTCTATGCGCGGACCGGTGAACGCCGTGGGCCCGGAGCCGGTGACGAATGACACCTTCGGCCGCACGATCGGCCAAGTGCTGCACCGTCCCCATTGGTTGCCGGTGCCTTCGTTCGCCATGAAAGCCGCGCTGGGCGAGCTTTCCTTGCTGTTGCTTGAGGGGCAGCGCGTATTGCCCGCCGCGGCGCTTGCCCATGGCTTTTCCTTTCAGCATCCGACGCTGAAATCCGCTTTAGTAGATTTACTGCATTAA
- a CDS encoding helix-turn-helix transcriptional regulator, whose amino-acid sequence MHIISATLYEENEGWGHASFVQDYDLLLLVTGGELIYTINGDSHHLSAGHVLLLPHGTRREGAGVRSKSHRKMAVRFQQNDASSDLPMIAMRKPIVYPTAKLSFWNDRMYTLLKHWSEKQPYYPLLCTSILNELLVTVYNEHHTHTHTVKPYLRMVREYITTHFNSPLDIGFLAQLADKKKSYLITSFRNHYGEPPIAYMHQLRIAEAEKLLISTNASIESIADQLGYCDASYFNRMFRQRVGLSPAKYRLQHK is encoded by the coding sequence ATGCATATTATAAGTGCCACGTTGTATGAGGAGAATGAAGGATGGGGTCACGCTTCTTTTGTCCAGGATTATGATTTGTTGCTTCTGGTGACGGGGGGAGAGCTGATTTATACGATAAATGGTGACTCGCATCATCTTTCGGCAGGTCATGTGCTTTTGCTGCCCCATGGAACACGAAGAGAAGGCGCCGGGGTTCGTTCTAAATCTCACCGTAAAATGGCTGTCCGATTTCAACAAAATGACGCCTCTTCCGACCTGCCGATGATCGCCATGCGGAAGCCGATTGTTTATCCGACTGCCAAGTTAAGCTTTTGGAATGATCGAATGTATACCCTTCTTAAACACTGGAGCGAGAAACAACCGTATTACCCCTTACTCTGCACCAGCATCCTCAATGAGCTCCTCGTCACCGTATATAATGAACATCATACCCATACCCATACCGTTAAACCGTACCTTCGAATGGTCAGAGAATACATAACAACTCATTTTAACAGTCCCTTGGATATTGGTTTTTTGGCACAATTGGCGGATAAGAAGAAGTCTTATCTCATTACCAGTTTTCGCAACCACTATGGGGAGCCCCCTATAGCATATATGCATCAATTGCGGATTGCCGAGGCTGAGAAACTATTGATTTCAACGAATGCGTCGATTGAGTCGATTGCGGATCAGTTAGGGTATTGTGATGCTTCTTACTTTAATCGGATGTTCCGCCAACGAGTCGGTTTAAGTCCGGCCAAGTACAGGTTGCAGCATAAATAG
- a CDS encoding NCS2 family permease, which yields MDRFFKLKEHGTNVRTEIMAGLTTFMAMAYILTVNPNILSAFGSGATGVEWYPVFLATAIAAGIMTIAMGLFVNFPVALAPGMGLNAYFAAVILGSQGTFTFEMALTAVFISGIIFILLTVTKFRQTMLVAIPDSLKHAITVGIGLFITMIGIKNSGLLTVAVESTKDIEQGKFTDLLYFETVFHMGDLHNKDVQLALIGLVLISILMVLKVRGAILFGILGTTVVAALMGHINPISTEMTPWVPDFTQLNFADFDFEGVMTAGIISVIATFTFVELFDTFGTLVGTANRSGMMKNKEEGNKRVGKAMMVDAIGVSGGALLGTSTITAYVESSAGIAEGGRTGLTSVTTGTLFLLSLFLAPLAAIIPGSATAAALIIVGLLMLQAIKEIDFTDYVVAIPAFLTIIFMPFTYNIANGISFGIVAYVILASVASISGKGQYKVHWLMWVLAILVVLRYAFFGSAG from the coding sequence ATGGATCGTTTCTTTAAACTCAAAGAACACGGTACGAACGTAAGAACGGAAATTATGGCAGGTTTGACCACGTTTATGGCTATGGCTTATATCCTTACGGTCAATCCCAACATTCTGAGCGCATTCGGATCGGGAGCAACAGGAGTAGAGTGGTATCCTGTCTTCTTGGCAACGGCCATTGCGGCGGGAATTATGACCATTGCTATGGGCTTGTTCGTGAATTTTCCGGTAGCCTTGGCTCCGGGTATGGGTCTTAATGCTTACTTTGCGGCAGTTATCTTAGGTTCACAAGGTACTTTCACATTTGAGATGGCTCTAACCGCTGTCTTTATTTCAGGTATTATCTTCATTCTACTGACGGTTACCAAGTTCCGTCAAACGATGCTTGTCGCGATCCCGGACAGCTTGAAGCATGCGATTACGGTGGGTATCGGTCTTTTCATTACCATGATCGGAATCAAGAACAGCGGACTTCTGACCGTTGCGGTTGAATCAACGAAGGATATCGAGCAGGGCAAATTTACGGATCTGTTATATTTTGAAACGGTGTTTCATATGGGAGATCTTCATAATAAAGATGTTCAACTGGCGTTAATCGGCTTGGTACTGATTTCCATCCTGATGGTTCTGAAAGTACGCGGAGCGATTCTGTTCGGTATTCTTGGAACAACAGTCGTTGCGGCGTTAATGGGTCACATTAATCCAATCTCCACGGAGATGACGCCTTGGGTTCCGGACTTCACACAGTTGAACTTTGCGGATTTCGACTTCGAGGGTGTGATGACGGCAGGTATTATCTCGGTTATCGCAACGTTTACCTTTGTAGAGTTGTTTGACACATTCGGTACATTGGTAGGTACGGCTAACCGTTCGGGCATGATGAAGAACAAAGAAGAAGGCAATAAGCGTGTAGGTAAAGCGATGATGGTGGATGCAATCGGTGTTTCCGGCGGGGCGCTGTTAGGGACAAGCACAATTACCGCTTATGTTGAAAGCTCCGCAGGTATTGCTGAGGGCGGACGTACAGGACTTACATCCGTTACAACAGGAACGCTGTTCTTGCTTTCCCTGTTCCTTGCGCCATTGGCGGCAATCATTCCGGGCTCCGCAACGGCAGCGGCCCTGATCATTGTAGGTTTGCTCATGCTTCAAGCGATTAAAGAGATCGACTTTACAGATTACGTTGTTGCGATTCCGGCGTTCCTGACGATCATCTTCATGCCTTTCACTTATAACATTGCTAACGGAATTTCGTTCGGGATCGTGGCTTACGTGATTCTGGCATCGGTAGCGAGCATCAGCGGTAAAGGTCAGTATAAGGTACACTGGTTGATGTGGGTTCTGGCAATTCTGGTTGTATTACGTTATGCTTTCTTCGGAAGCGCGGGTTAG
- a CDS encoding helix-turn-helix transcriptional regulator — protein sequence MKIQRLLGITMLLLSRKRVGAQELAHRFEVSLRTIYRDIEGINAAGIPIASFAGSDGGYEIMDEFRIERQLVTYDDLSFIVTALKGMQSTLQDQHMDHLLAKISALFDKSDRQRLEEEGEQLMIGVNPWMSAVGDQDKLATLRLAARNRNVAWITYTSSEGVTEQRAVEPIGLAWKGSAWYLYAYCRLRTDCRTFKLSRIRHLQVDMEVFPRRKERLEDLDAKWGQRERSCITMVLRFHPRVRVRVEEYFGQEQITVEEDGWLLVRSEHPEDAWLHGMLLSYGPDVHVLEPETLAEEISGQAKRVVELYK from the coding sequence TTGAAGATTCAAAGATTGCTAGGCATTACCATGCTGTTGCTCAGCCGCAAGAGAGTAGGCGCTCAAGAACTGGCTCACCGGTTTGAGGTCTCGCTGCGTACCATATACAGAGATATTGAGGGTATTAATGCTGCCGGTATCCCTATTGCCTCGTTTGCGGGGAGTGATGGCGGATACGAGATTATGGACGAGTTTCGTATAGAGAGACAGCTTGTCACCTACGATGATCTGTCGTTCATTGTAACGGCATTGAAAGGGATGCAGTCTACATTGCAGGACCAGCACATGGACCATTTGCTGGCTAAGATCAGCGCGCTGTTCGACAAATCCGACCGACAACGTTTGGAGGAGGAGGGAGAACAGCTGATGATCGGCGTGAACCCGTGGATGAGTGCGGTTGGGGATCAGGACAAGCTGGCCACGCTTCGGTTGGCCGCCCGGAACCGGAATGTGGCTTGGATTACCTATACAAGTTCGGAAGGAGTAACAGAGCAGCGAGCCGTAGAACCAATTGGGCTTGCCTGGAAAGGAAGCGCTTGGTATCTATACGCTTACTGCAGACTCCGAACGGATTGTCGAACGTTCAAGCTGTCCCGCATTCGTCACCTTCAGGTCGATATGGAAGTATTCCCGCGCCGAAAGGAGCGTTTGGAAGACCTCGATGCCAAGTGGGGGCAGAGGGAGCGCTCCTGCATCACCATGGTACTCCGCTTTCATCCGAGAGTCCGTGTTCGGGTTGAGGAATATTTTGGCCAGGAGCAAATTACGGTGGAGGAAGATGGATGGCTGCTTGTAAGATCGGAGCATCCTGAAGACGCATGGCTCCATGGGATGCTGCTTAGTTACGGACCGGATGTACATGTCCTGGAGCCGGAAACCCTGGCCGAGGAAATCAGCGGTCAAGCCAAACGTGTTGTTGAGCTGTACAAATAA
- a CDS encoding DinB family protein: MYTSVQNFIADYTYEAEGTQKLLNLLTDESLKQEVLPGYRTLGRLAWHIVTTVPEMLHRTGLKFDAPYMESDSPTSAAEIASTYRTAVSSMLEAIRTQWTEENLLEEVNLYGDLWKNGFTLDVFLKHEIHHRGQLTILMRQAGLTIPGIYGPSKEEWAAMGMDAPVV; the protein is encoded by the coding sequence ATGTACACATCAGTGCAAAATTTTATTGCGGATTATACTTACGAGGCGGAGGGCACCCAGAAACTGCTGAATCTCTTGACTGACGAATCTCTTAAGCAAGAAGTGTTACCCGGTTATCGGACGCTTGGAAGATTGGCCTGGCATATCGTCACTACCGTTCCGGAGATGCTTCACAGAACAGGTCTGAAATTCGATGCGCCCTACATGGAATCCGATTCGCCGACGTCTGCTGCCGAAATCGCATCTACCTACCGGACGGCCGTTTCATCCATGCTGGAAGCCATTCGCACCCAATGGACGGAGGAGAACTTGCTGGAGGAAGTTAATCTGTATGGGGATTTGTGGAAGAACGGATTCACCCTGGATGTATTCCTGAAGCATGAAATTCACCACAGGGGCCAATTGACGATTCTGATGCGCCAAGCGGGTCTGACGATTCCGGGCATTTACGGCCCTTCCAAAGAAGAGTGGGCCGCGATGGGCATGGACGCTCCGGTTGTTTGA
- the guaA gene encoding glutamine-hydrolyzing GMP synthase has protein sequence MDKPNEMIVVMDFGGQYNQLIARRIRDMGVYSELLPFNTTAEKLKELNPKGIIFSGGPASVYEENSPLVDPAVYDLGIPIFGICYGMQLMSHQLSGKVERAGKREYGKAEVSFTDASHLVHGLEKVQTVWMSHSDLVVEPPAGFVVDASTEHAPIAAMSHPEKNMFAVQFHPEVRHSVQGNEMIHNFLYRICGCEGNWSMETFIDDTIREIREEVGDRKVLCALSGGVDSSVVAILIHKAIGDQLTCMFIDHGLLRKGEAESVMETFVGKFDMKVVKIDAQERFLGKLQGVDDPEHKRKIIGTEFIRVFEEESTQFDDFDFLAQGTLYTDIVESGTATAQTIKSHHNVGGLPEDMKFKLVEPLKTLFKDEVRKVGEECGLPAEIVWRQPFPGPGLAIRVLGEVTEEKLTIVRDSDYILREEIAKAGLDREIWQYFTALPNMKSVGVMGDARTYSYTVGIRAVTSIDGMTADWARIPWDVLEKISVRIVNEVDNVNRIVYDVTSKPPATIEWE, from the coding sequence ATGGACAAGCCAAATGAAATGATCGTCGTTATGGATTTCGGGGGACAGTACAATCAGCTGATTGCTCGCCGGATTCGGGATATGGGCGTATACAGTGAACTGTTGCCTTTCAATACAACTGCGGAGAAATTAAAAGAATTAAATCCTAAAGGAATTATTTTCTCAGGCGGACCTGCCAGTGTGTACGAAGAAAATTCACCTTTGGTGGATCCGGCCGTGTATGATCTGGGCATACCGATTTTCGGTATTTGCTACGGAATGCAGCTGATGTCTCACCAGTTATCGGGTAAAGTGGAACGCGCGGGTAAACGCGAGTACGGCAAAGCGGAAGTTTCCTTTACAGATGCATCTCATCTGGTTCATGGCCTGGAGAAGGTACAAACCGTGTGGATGAGTCACTCGGACTTGGTGGTTGAGCCTCCTGCGGGATTTGTCGTAGACGCGTCCACCGAGCATGCCCCGATTGCGGCGATGAGTCATCCGGAGAAGAACATGTTCGCGGTGCAGTTCCATCCTGAAGTTCGTCACTCCGTGCAAGGGAACGAAATGATTCATAACTTCCTTTACCGGATTTGCGGCTGTGAAGGCAACTGGTCTATGGAAACTTTCATCGATGACACGATTCGTGAAATCCGCGAGGAAGTCGGCGACCGTAAAGTGCTGTGCGCGTTAAGCGGCGGTGTGGATTCATCGGTTGTAGCGATCTTGATCCATAAAGCGATCGGTGATCAACTCACATGTATGTTTATCGACCATGGTTTGTTGCGCAAAGGCGAAGCCGAGAGCGTCATGGAAACCTTCGTCGGTAAATTTGATATGAAAGTGGTCAAAATCGATGCCCAGGAACGCTTCCTAGGTAAGCTTCAGGGTGTTGATGATCCCGAGCATAAACGGAAAATTATCGGTACGGAATTCATTCGCGTATTTGAAGAAGAGTCTACGCAGTTCGATGACTTCGATTTCCTGGCGCAAGGGACCCTGTACACGGATATCGTGGAAAGCGGCACCGCTACAGCGCAAACCATTAAATCACATCATAACGTTGGCGGATTGCCTGAAGATATGAAGTTTAAACTGGTGGAGCCTTTGAAAACTCTGTTCAAGGACGAAGTGCGCAAAGTCGGCGAAGAGTGCGGATTACCTGCCGAAATCGTATGGCGTCAGCCTTTCCCGGGTCCCGGTCTAGCGATTCGCGTACTGGGCGAAGTGACGGAGGAGAAGTTAACGATTGTTCGCGATTCGGATTACATCCTGCGTGAAGAGATCGCGAAAGCCGGACTGGACCGCGAGATCTGGCAATATTTCACCGCGCTTCCGAACATGAAGAGCGTAGGTGTCATGGGCGACGCAAGAACGTATTCCTACACCGTAGGTATCCGCGCGGTAACGTCCATCGACGGCATGACCGCCGACTGGGCGCGCATCCCTTGGGATGTGCTTGAGAAGATTTCCGTACGCATCGTCAATGAAGTGGACAACGTGAACCGCATCGTGTACGACGTAACGTCGAAGCCGCCGGCTACGATTGAGTGGGAATAG
- a CDS encoding polysaccharide deacetylase: MDGNGWLRKLQRAAGVAGFVLRILLWIGCIGVIALSAMKDSVRAEQRRTVASGEELYKQLARGERILKEQSYVVPEQKTVYLTFDDGPSALTPQVLDILAAEDVKATFFQLGEAVQAHPDYVRRVLKEGHALGNHTYDHEYSDIYGDFAAFWEQIQRTERAFVKAVGEAPKLVRAPGGTYRNFDAFYFYFMDQAGYQVHDWNIDSRDAKRRNVPASEIVEAVRSSKFGHEAVVLMHDGTGHEESVKALPAIIKMLKEKGYHFAAMTEQVKPVVFAVGPQTKWKRTTSYAEFLRESSFAPIVKKESQGPNLAVSVREKIQAAPPAKGYLETKWRDASVRFPKSEVIYQNEQAFVALRSIANETEGNLTWNSDTDEVSWHYGEQEMRYTLDSADSVWEGPTDGILKDGRLYVPLTEVLSILNGDSLFASI, encoded by the coding sequence ATGGACGGGAACGGATGGTTGCGGAAGTTACAGCGCGCGGCAGGGGTTGCGGGTTTCGTTTTGCGAATTTTGCTGTGGATTGGATGTATAGGAGTAATCGCTTTGTCGGCTATGAAAGACAGCGTCCGTGCGGAACAGCGGAGAACGGTTGCGTCGGGTGAGGAATTATACAAGCAGTTAGCGCGCGGGGAACGAATTCTGAAGGAGCAATCCTATGTTGTTCCGGAGCAAAAGACGGTGTATCTGACCTTTGATGACGGTCCAAGCGCATTGACGCCGCAAGTGCTGGACATTCTGGCGGCCGAGGATGTGAAGGCTACTTTCTTTCAATTAGGCGAAGCGGTCCAAGCGCATCCGGACTATGTGCGTCGTGTGCTAAAGGAAGGTCACGCGCTTGGAAACCACACCTATGACCATGAATATAGTGATATATATGGAGATTTCGCGGCGTTCTGGGAGCAGATTCAAAGGACGGAACGCGCCTTTGTGAAAGCGGTAGGCGAGGCGCCGAAGCTGGTGCGCGCACCTGGCGGCACGTATCGGAACTTCGATGCTTTCTATTTCTACTTTATGGACCAGGCAGGTTATCAGGTGCATGACTGGAATATCGACAGCCGGGATGCCAAACGGCGCAATGTGCCTGCATCCGAGATTGTGGAAGCTGTGCGCTCCAGCAAGTTCGGGCATGAAGCGGTAGTGCTGATGCATGACGGGACAGGCCATGAGGAATCGGTAAAGGCACTCCCCGCCATTATCAAGATGTTGAAAGAGAAGGGATATCACTTCGCGGCCATGACGGAACAAGTAAAGCCCGTGGTGTTTGCGGTTGGTCCCCAGACGAAGTGGAAGCGGACGACGTCGTATGCGGAATTCCTCAGAGAGAGTTCTTTTGCTCCCATAGTGAAAAAAGAAAGCCAGGGTCCCAACCTCGCTGTATCGGTCCGTGAAAAAATTCAGGCGGCACCTCCGGCAAAAGGATATCTAGAGACGAAGTGGCGGGATGCATCGGTTCGTTTCCCGAAATCCGAGGTGATCTATCAGAATGAACAAGCCTTCGTTGCGCTGCGATCTATAGCCAACGAAACGGAAGGCAATCTGACTTGGAACTCCGATACCGATGAGGTGAGTTGGCATTATGGGGAACAAGAAATGCGTTATACCCTAGACTCAGCAGATTCGGTCTGGGAAGGTCCGACGGATGGAATTCTGAAAGATGGCCGCCTTTATGTTCCGCTGACAGAAGTTCTTAGTATTTTGAACGGGGATTCTTTGTTTGCTTCGATATAA
- the bcp gene encoding thioredoxin-dependent thiol peroxidase produces MSQTQTPLEAGQPVPDFTLPSSTGADIKLSDYRGKHVVLYFYPKDNTPTCTQESCDFRDFNGQFRKHNTEVIGISPDDLKAHGKFIAKYDLPFPLLSDADHAVCELYGVWTLKKLYGREYMGVERSTFLIDAEGNLVKAWRKVKIKNHIADVLEAVQAL; encoded by the coding sequence ATGTCCCAAACCCAGACTCCGCTTGAAGCGGGTCAGCCCGTTCCGGATTTTACATTGCCGTCTTCTACCGGGGCGGACATTAAACTGAGTGACTACCGAGGCAAGCATGTGGTGCTTTACTTTTATCCCAAAGACAACACCCCGACTTGTACGCAGGAATCCTGTGATTTCAGAGACTTTAACGGTCAGTTTCGTAAGCACAACACCGAGGTCATTGGCATCTCCCCGGATGATTTGAAGGCGCACGGAAAGTTTATCGCCAAATATGATCTGCCGTTTCCTTTGTTATCGGATGCGGATCACGCGGTTTGTGAACTTTACGGCGTATGGACGCTAAAGAAGCTATATGGCCGGGAGTACATGGGTGTGGAGCGCTCTACCTTCCTCATAGACGCCGAAGGAAATCTAGTAAAAGCATGGCGCAAGGTGAAGATTAAGAACCATATTGCCGATGTATTGGAAGCTGTTCAAGCCTTGTAA
- a CDS encoding ABC transporter permease codes for MFYVQLFSEYFKNYVKTKLTYRADLAVELLADLMFQGMNLFFILIVFTHTTLLGGWTQEEIIFIYGFFMVPYGIFSCFFNLWGFSEKYIVKGEFDRVLTRPAHNLFQVTLENMDPPSLVGSLMGLIIMGWAWTQMDLQMMWYDPLVFIVMVLGASMIYMGIYTALTAIAFFSDAPTGILPLMWNIQNYGRYPVTIYNKAIRILLTWILPFAFVGIYPAAFFLHKEVSRGFSLLTPVVGLVFLWIGLTVWKYGVKRYRGAGS; via the coding sequence ATGTTTTACGTTCAATTATTCAGTGAATATTTCAAAAACTATGTAAAAACCAAGTTGACTTATCGCGCGGATTTAGCGGTGGAGTTGCTCGCCGATCTGATGTTTCAAGGGATGAACTTATTCTTTATCCTGATTGTATTTACGCACACAACGCTCTTGGGCGGCTGGACGCAGGAAGAAATTATTTTCATTTACGGATTTTTCATGGTGCCTTACGGCATATTCTCATGTTTCTTTAACCTGTGGGGTTTTAGCGAGAAATACATCGTGAAAGGCGAATTTGACCGGGTGTTAACCCGTCCTGCTCACAATCTGTTTCAAGTGACGCTGGAGAACATGGACCCTCCTTCGCTGGTCGGTTCCCTGATGGGGCTGATCATCATGGGGTGGGCATGGACACAGATGGATCTGCAGATGATGTGGTATGATCCTCTCGTGTTTATCGTGATGGTGTTGGGGGCATCTATGATCTATATGGGCATTTATACGGCTTTGACGGCCATCGCGTTCTTCTCGGACGCGCCGACCGGTATTTTGCCCCTGATGTGGAATATCCAGAACTACGGCCGTTACCCGGTCACCATCTATAATAAAGCGATTCGGATCTTGCTTACTTGGATTCTGCCGTTTGCTTTTGTCGGCATTTACCCGGCTGCGTTCTTCCTTCACAAAGAGGTGTCCCGCGGCTTCTCGTTGTTGACGCCTGTGGTAGGACTGGTATTTCTATGGATCGGTCTGACGGTCTGGAAATACGGTGTGAAACGTTACCGCGGTGCAGGTTCATAA